One stretch of Nocardioides perillae DNA includes these proteins:
- the arfB gene encoding alternative ribosome rescue aminoacyl-tRNA hydrolase ArfB: MVGGWTLSAAELAERFSRSSGPGGQGVDTTDSRVELSVDVAGSASLPGHLRDRVLTRLAGRLVDGVLTVRASEHRAQLANRRAARERLVAQLRDAAAAPPAPRRATRPTRGSQRRRLEAKKQRGQVKRGRRGDWDA; the protein is encoded by the coding sequence GTGGTCGGGGGCTGGACGCTGTCCGCGGCCGAGCTGGCCGAGCGCTTCTCGCGGTCCTCGGGGCCGGGCGGGCAGGGGGTGGACACGACCGACAGTCGGGTAGAGCTCTCCGTCGACGTCGCCGGGTCGGCGAGCCTGCCCGGCCACCTGCGCGACCGCGTGCTGACCCGGCTCGCCGGGCGCCTCGTCGACGGCGTGCTGACCGTGAGAGCCAGCGAGCACCGCGCGCAGCTCGCCAACCGCCGCGCGGCGCGCGAGCGGCTGGTCGCCCAGCTGCGCGACGCGGCGGCCGCCCCGCCCGCCCCGCGCCGTGCCACCCGGCCGACGCGCGGCTCGCAGCGCCGGCGCCTCGAGGCCAAGAAGCAGCGCGGGCAGGTCAAGCGGGGCCGTCGGGGAGACTGGGACGCGTGA
- a CDS encoding prolyl oligopeptidase family serine peptidase — protein MSPSSRPPRPVLGRRTLLGGGLAAGALGVGAACSPDGPSGSSAPSALETPVPDDLPTGFGPDRVQRLDYGPDRETQFAELRRTDGPSKGVVVIVHGGFWRSQYDLSLGQPLSAALVDEGWTALNVEYRRVGNGGGWPETFDDVAAAVDALAGVDDVDTSTVLTLGHSAGGHLAVWLAARPRLEPWRPVRVPITGAVSQAGVLDLVGAHEAGLGGGAVEQFLGGPPSDEWRLVDPLQQLPLDVPVRCVHGSGDDIVPLGQSETYVEAARAAGADAALEVVEGDHFVVIDPASEAWRVQLRLLEELRG, from the coding sequence GTGAGCCCCTCTTCGCGCCCACCCCGCCCGGTCCTGGGCCGCCGTACGCTGCTGGGCGGCGGTCTCGCCGCCGGTGCGCTCGGCGTCGGTGCGGCGTGCAGCCCCGACGGGCCGAGCGGCTCGTCGGCCCCGAGTGCCCTGGAGACGCCCGTGCCCGACGACCTCCCGACCGGCTTCGGGCCCGACCGCGTGCAGCGGCTCGACTACGGTCCCGACCGCGAGACGCAGTTCGCCGAGCTGCGACGCACCGACGGGCCGTCGAAGGGCGTGGTCGTCATCGTCCACGGCGGCTTCTGGCGCTCGCAGTACGACCTGTCGCTCGGGCAGCCGCTCTCCGCGGCCCTCGTCGACGAGGGGTGGACGGCCCTCAACGTGGAGTACCGCCGCGTGGGCAACGGCGGCGGCTGGCCGGAGACCTTCGACGACGTCGCGGCCGCCGTCGACGCGCTCGCCGGCGTCGACGACGTGGACACCTCGACGGTGCTCACGCTGGGGCACTCGGCCGGCGGCCACCTCGCGGTGTGGCTGGCCGCCCGCCCGCGGCTCGAGCCGTGGCGGCCCGTGCGGGTGCCGATCACCGGCGCGGTCAGCCAGGCGGGCGTGCTCGACCTGGTCGGGGCGCACGAGGCGGGGCTCGGCGGTGGTGCGGTCGAGCAGTTCCTCGGCGGCCCGCCGAGCGACGAGTGGCGGCTCGTGGACCCGCTGCAGCAGCTCCCGCTCGACGTGCCGGTGCGCTGCGTGCACGGGAGCGGCGACGACATCGTGCCGCTCGGGCAGTCGGAGACCTACGTCGAGGCCGCGCGTGCGGCGGGCGCCGACGCGGCTCTCGAGGTCGTCGAGGGCGACCACTTCGTCGTCATCGACCCCGCCTCCGAGGCCTGGCGAGTGCAGCTGCGGCTGCTGGAGGAGCTGCGCGGCTGA
- a CDS encoding bifunctional NAD(P)/FAD-dependent oxidoreductase/class I SAM-dependent methyltransferase, with translation MTSSPASAHHHAHHHAHHHAHHHADHHARTSVDVLVVGGGAAGLSAALTLGRARRDVLVLDAGEPRNAPAAGVHGYLGREGAAPAELYADARAEATAYGVRVQTGRVVTARTWDRPGTGFVVTTDDGRSVEARRLLVATGLVDELPEVPGVREHWGSGVLHCPYCHGWEVRDRALVVVASSGFATHQALLWRQWTDRLTLVVDPTLSPAPTEDDRARLAARGVEVVDTEPGGVVEVAGEPGALRGVRLADGRLLEADAVVCAGRMVARSDLLAQLGVPAEEFERGGVSFGCVVTPGPMGSTSVPGVFVAGNVSDLAAQVVVAAGQGLQAGAAANASLVEEDTDAALAQARGDWFERDWWEERYAARGPVWSGHVNAQLAAEAGRLAPGRALDVGAGEGGDALWLAEQGWQVTALDFAEAALVKARAAADERGLAERTDFRRADARTLEPGEERWDLVSSQFIHLPDGGMVDLVRLLAPAVAPGGTLLVVGHHPDDLATGLRQGRAEWLFAPEDLLPALDPADWDVRTEVRARVEDGHGRGGVHGATEVRDSVLVARRR, from the coding sequence ATGACCTCGTCTCCCGCCTCCGCTCACCACCACGCCCACCACCACGCCCACCACCACGCCCACCACCACGCCGACCACCACGCCCGGACGTCCGTCGACGTCCTCGTCGTCGGCGGCGGTGCCGCCGGCCTCTCCGCCGCCCTCACCCTCGGCCGCGCCCGGCGCGACGTGCTGGTGCTGGACGCCGGCGAGCCGCGCAACGCGCCGGCCGCGGGTGTCCACGGCTACCTCGGCCGCGAGGGCGCCGCCCCCGCCGAGCTGTACGCCGACGCGCGGGCCGAGGCCACGGCGTACGGCGTGCGGGTGCAGACCGGCCGCGTGGTCACCGCCCGCACCTGGGACCGCCCCGGCACCGGCTTCGTGGTCACCACCGACGACGGCCGCAGCGTCGAGGCGCGGCGGCTGCTGGTCGCCACGGGTCTCGTCGACGAGCTGCCCGAGGTGCCCGGCGTGCGGGAGCACTGGGGGAGTGGCGTGCTGCACTGCCCCTACTGCCACGGCTGGGAGGTGCGCGACCGCGCGCTCGTGGTCGTCGCGAGCAGCGGCTTCGCGACGCACCAGGCCCTGCTGTGGCGCCAGTGGACCGACCGCCTCACCCTCGTCGTCGACCCCACCCTGTCGCCCGCCCCGACCGAGGACGACCGCGCGCGCCTCGCCGCCCGGGGCGTCGAGGTCGTCGACACCGAGCCCGGTGGCGTCGTCGAGGTGGCGGGGGAGCCGGGCGCGCTGCGCGGCGTGCGCCTCGCCGACGGCCGGCTCCTCGAGGCCGACGCCGTCGTCTGCGCGGGCCGGATGGTCGCGCGGAGCGACCTGCTCGCGCAGCTCGGCGTGCCGGCGGAGGAGTTCGAGCGCGGCGGCGTCTCCTTCGGCTGCGTCGTCACCCCCGGCCCGATGGGCAGCACCTCGGTCCCCGGCGTCTTCGTCGCCGGCAACGTCTCCGACCTCGCCGCCCAGGTGGTCGTGGCCGCCGGCCAGGGCCTGCAGGCCGGCGCCGCGGCCAACGCCTCGCTCGTCGAGGAGGACACCGACGCCGCGCTGGCCCAGGCGCGCGGCGACTGGTTCGAGCGGGACTGGTGGGAGGAGCGCTACGCCGCGCGCGGCCCGGTGTGGTCGGGCCACGTCAACGCCCAGCTCGCCGCCGAGGCCGGGCGCCTCGCCCCGGGCAGGGCGCTCGACGTCGGCGCGGGCGAGGGCGGCGACGCGCTCTGGCTGGCCGAGCAGGGCTGGCAGGTCACCGCGCTGGACTTCGCCGAGGCCGCCCTGGTGAAGGCCCGCGCGGCCGCCGACGAGCGGGGTCTGGCCGAGCGCACCGACTTCCGGCGGGCCGACGCCCGCACCTTGGAGCCCGGCGAGGAGCGGTGGGACCTCGTCAGCTCGCAGTTCATCCACCTGCCCGACGGCGGCATGGTCGACCTCGTGCGCCTGCTCGCCCCGGCCGTCGCCCCCGGCGGCACCCTGCTCGTGGTCGGCCACCACCCGGACGACCTCGCGACCGGCCTGCGCCAGGGCCGCGCCGAGTGGCTCTTCGCGCCCGAGGACCTGCT
- a CDS encoding cupin domain-containing protein yields MSHAHPQSTDPVSEPPADLDDALARVGPRLRQLRLERDATLADLAAETGISVSTLSRLEAGQRKPTLELLLPLAQAHRVALDELVDAPETGDPRVRLRPVTRHGRTFVPLTRRPGGLQSYKVVFPPEPGAQPSLQTHEGYEWLYVLSGRLRLLLGSQDLLLEPGEVVEFDTRTPHWLGNPGPHPAEALAVFGPQGERMHVRARPRG; encoded by the coding sequence GTGAGCCACGCACACCCGCAGTCGACCGACCCCGTCTCCGAGCCTCCCGCCGACCTCGACGACGCCCTGGCGCGGGTCGGCCCGCGGCTGCGCCAGCTGCGCCTCGAGCGCGACGCCACCCTGGCCGACCTCGCCGCCGAGACGGGCATCTCGGTCTCGACGCTGTCGCGGCTCGAGGCGGGGCAGCGCAAGCCCACCCTCGAGCTGCTGCTGCCGCTCGCGCAGGCCCACCGGGTCGCGCTCGACGAGCTGGTCGACGCCCCCGAGACCGGGGACCCCCGCGTGCGGCTGCGGCCCGTCACCCGGCACGGGCGCACCTTCGTGCCGCTGACCCGTCGCCCCGGCGGGCTGCAGTCCTACAAGGTCGTCTTCCCGCCGGAGCCGGGCGCGCAGCCGTCGCTGCAGACGCACGAGGGCTACGAGTGGCTCTACGTCCTCTCCGGTCGGCTCCGACTCCTCCTCGGCTCGCAGGACCTCCTGCTCGAGCCGGGCGAGGTGGTGGAGTTCGACACCCGCACACCCCACTGGCTCGGCAACCCCGGCCCCCACCCCGCCGAGGCGCTCGCCGTCTTCGGACCCCAGGGCGAGCGGATGCACGTGCGGGCGAGGCCGCGCGGCTGA